Within Sebastes fasciatus isolate fSebFas1 chromosome 19, fSebFas1.pri, whole genome shotgun sequence, the genomic segment aggtAAATAGAAATGTTTTCACCTTTTACAATACAAGTATTCGTAGTACAGTAAATATTCTGTGTTATATCTTAAAATATGTAGACCAAATCTTACAGCTAGCTGGTACTGTAGTTGTTTGATTTGTTGCTGCAGTGTCTCCAGCTGCTGGTTCAGCTGCTGGTTTTGCTGCAGTCTCTTGGAGGGAGACCCAGCGCTGTAGGAGAGCTGTGATAGGCTGTTTAAGGCATCCTTCAGCTTCCCCACCTCCCGTGACAGGTCATCTATCTGAGAGGGAGAAACAGAAAACATCTAGTTAATTAAACTATTAACTTTAAAGAGatttttatctaaaaaaaaaaatggtatgaTAACAGGAAAAACAACAGATTAGACTGTCTCAAGTTTAGGTTGACTTGTGTCTAAAATTACATCGCAACCAACTTCTAAATCATGTGTCTGGTGTCAGTACTGCAGTAGTGATGGTACTTGTGCAGCGGCCCGGTACCAGATTGTTACTGACCCTCttgttcttctctctctctgaggcgACGTGGTTCTCCACCAGCTGTTTGAGCTGACACACTGCATCCTGGGCCTCAGCCAGCCTGCTGCTCAGCGTCTGGTTCTCCTTCTCCCTCGACATCAGCAGCTCCTGCACAGCCGCCCGCTCTGCACCGTTGTCCCGCGCCTGATGGACAGAAACCACGCTGGAGAGGTAagttcactctctctctattgaCCTCCCTTGCTCCCTCTCATTCCCgctctccctctatctctctctccttcccacTCTCTCTAACTCTCCCTCGCTCTATCTATCTCTCACTCTATCtcgcttctctctctctatccatcgCTCTATCTatttctcgctctctctgcctcGCTCGCTCCATCTCTATCTCGCTCCCTTTCCTTCccgctctctccctcttcttccctctctgGCTCGCccgctctccatctctctccctcgctcgctTGCTCCCTCTCCCCATCtctatcgctctctctctctctctctccatctgtccctCGCTATCTCTTGCTCTCCCTCGCTCCTCCCTCTCTatcgctctctctctacctcGCACCCTCTCCTTCCCGCTCTATCTAACTCTCCCTCGCTCGCTCTCTTGCTCTCTATCTCTCGCTCTCCTTCCCACTCGCTCCCACTCTCTCTATCGCTCACTTGCTCCATCTCGCTCCCTTTCCTTCCCGCTTGCTCgctccatctctctatctctggctcgctctctctatccctcgctctctatctctccctcccctcgctccatctctccatcgcaccctctctctccctcgcacCCTCTCCATTTACCTCTCCCTTGCTCACTctccttccccctctctctcgctAGCTTGCTCCTTCTCCTTCCCACTCTCTCTAACTCTTCCTCGctcccgctctctctccctcgctcccgCTCTCTCTaactctccctcgctctctctccctctcttcttcttcccgcTCGCTTGCTCGCTCTCTTTATATCTCTCCCTTGCTCCATCTCTGGCTCGCTTGCTTtccttcctgctctctctccctccatctctctctctctctctctctccttcccgcTCTCTCTAACTCTCCCTCGCTCcttcccgctctctctctctccttcccgctctctctctctccttcccgcTCTCTCTAACTCTCCCTCGCTCCTTCCcgctctccctcgctctctccgTCGCTCCTTCTCCTTCCCACTCTCCCCGTCGCTCTCTCTATCACTACCtctatctctccctcttcctAACTCGCTCGATCTCTCCCTTACTCCCACTatctctcgctccctctcctTCCCACTCTATCTCTCCCTTTCTCGCTTGCTCTCCATCTCGCTCGCTCGCGCTTTCTATTTCtcgctccatctctccctcGACCGCTATCTCTATGGCTTTTTCTCTCGCTCACCCTCTATCACTTGctcgcttcctctctctccattgAGCTATCGCCTCTATCGTCCCAAGCCTAATAAACAGTCAATGTttgaaagttgttttttattctcaCCTTCTGCCATGCATCAGCAGCCTCCAGAGCCATCTCGTCCTGCTTCCTGAGGGCCCCCTGGAGGAGCTGCGTCAGGTGGTTCACCTCGCCCTCCAGCTGCTTTTGCGTAGTCTCGTGCTCAACGCGGGAAACTGAATCATCTGGGGTGACATCTTTCTCTGCTGTCTGCCTTTTTTGTGTAAAAGACAAGAATCCCATGGTGAAATCTGATGCCTTGATCAGCTCACATCACTACAGTAGGAGAAACCATCTTCATATAAAACGCGTTTTAGTCCCCCCACACTGGATTGTAAACAAGTTATGAGGTAAAAGTATATTTTCTTCTATAAAGTTGcaataaatggaaatacttgAGTAAAATACCCTAAAAAGCATACAGTGTTTATTACATTCCTCCACTGCTTTTCTAATTGCTTATATACCATTTCATAAGCCCCTATTTCCCCCTCAGCATCCAGCTGTAGGTCTCTAGTAAAAGCAGAAAAAGATGCATCTATCAACCACAGGTGACAGTTTTCTTCCTCACCTGTTCTGAAGAGCCTCCACCTGCAAGGTTTTCTGGCATAGCTGCTCTTTCAGGGCCTCTGACTGGCTTTCCAACTCTTTGATGGCATTTCCCAGAGACGACATCACTTGTGTGTGGTCGGCGAGGGCCACAGAGCTCTGTGCCTGAGCTTCTGCCTCCTGCCTCAGCAGTGAAATCTCCTCTTGGGCGGCCGAGTGCTTCTTCTCCGTCTCAGCTAGCAACgtctgcagctcctccaccttGCTGTTCAGcacctgttgctgctgttgttctgAGGAGGGAGATGAGGCTGCGCTGCTCTCAGCCAGCTGTTTCTGTGCGGTACTTAGCTGACTCTTGGTGTCACTGTAGGAGTGTGACAGTTCCAGCAAGCGGCGCTGCAGCCCAGCAATTACCTCGTTGAGCTCAGCCTTCATTTCTTCAAAGTCTTTGGCTGCAGCTTCAACTGGCACTGTGCCCCTCAGAGCCTCCTAAACAACAAGGGAAAAAATTAAAGAGGAAAAGTAGGAGACATGTCATTGAATTCAAGAAGTAGGTGATGCACAGCaagtagaataaaataaaggatAATTGATGTCAATGTTGAAGCACTTTGAACTTCTGTATTAATGAAAGGACGACTGCACCGATTTTATAcgtcagagagaaaaagaggccCATATTCACCTGGAGCATCTTGATCTCCTCTTGTGCCTCCTTGTACAGCTCCTCAGTCCGTGCATTCCTCTGTTCTTTCTCCTTTACACTCCGTCtttcctcctccaccctcctcaGCGCCTCCTCCAGCTGTCTGATTTGTTGAGCTGCTTTCTCTTGTTCAGATCCCGATTGGACGAGCAGGGCCCTCAGCTGTTTTACTTCATGTTCAAGTGTGGATGATGAACGTCTCTGGACCTCCTGTTTCTCCGTCGGCTCACCTCCTCCCCTTCCCATCTGCAccctcagctcctccacctcctccacagcTTGGTGGTATCTCTCCTGAGTGTCCGTCAGCTTCGCCTGAAGCTCCGCGAGACTCTCCATcaactcttcctctcttcctttctccctcacgctttcatcctcctctctttctctgccccGCTCAGGTTTCAGCTGGGCATGAAGCGAGCGGTTTTCCTTCCTGGTTTCTAGCAGTTTCACTTGAACGCTGTCTAGCGCCTGTCTCAACAGTCTCATCTCCTCTTTGCTCCCAACTCTCCCTCCGtcgctctcttcttcctctcgtctGACAGAAACACCGATCGAACCGTCTTCTCTTTCCACTTGTGGCAGTGACTCAAACTCGTCCTGGGTGGAGTGGAAGGAGGAGTTGGAGGCCATGCTGTTTGGACGACTGGTGTCCTTCGGGTCTTCGCTTCCTTGGCGGGACGGATGTTTCTGTGAGGTGAGggattaaatataaaaatctcACTAACAAAGCACAATAGTTAAAAGTTTGTGGCTAAAGTTTGTCATTACACAGAGGGGACCACatcaagaaaagcagcaaattctcactttcagtttggcatttttgcttaaaggtcacatattatactccatttaaactagttattataggtctcagacacctccaaaccatgtctctgaagtttttttttcaaaaaaaacaatcagatcatgcattccagcatgtctctataacctctgtttcagcccatttccaaaagtgctgatttctgtgtctgtagcctctgtctcctcccactctgctctgattggtcagcgttttctgtcaatcaaacgtcctcaacaacagcgtcaccctccccctcccggagagagagagagagagagagagacgagtggagagatagcagctagaataaagtttataaaccactttaaagtttataaaccagaaacttcacccagcgcacgttaccggaggaatctgatcagaaatcggcgacacatgatgaacatctgcggtccagattccaggttttcctgacggtttctctcaggtaaataatactatttatagctctgttagttagctcagtgtttacctcatgcatcaactctgtaaaccgtaaacatacactctgttttacgtctgtctttacagatccatctgtgagaaatgaccgacagaatcatcccagaggagagcagacagctgagagcagatggctctgtttacatggagataaagagctaacccggtagcatgtagctaacccgttagcatgtagctacatgctaacgggttagctacatgctaccgctatgacacggtgtgtaaacacagcgaccatcagggtggaaaatagaagatgtgaaacagtagtcagttcattatttctgctaaaagataaatgtatggaagatcagagtaatggtatattatttacagtagtagctgtctctgtgttaccatgactacagaccaccggagcttagcttaccatagtttaccagagctgaagactttctcctgtaccatgttaacataactaactaacaggtgagatgattacaaatgctgtgaataattaatattgtcatctgtcaactcaaataaagtttgactgtgaaacagaaatgtgttgtgttgcttacaagtcactatttactacctgtactctgctacatgcatgacatcaaatatatataatatataaatatcatctgtttaaacagtgtaattacataaagcctttgtgaatgaacatgttatatttagatgatgggagtacatgaagcctgttctgctggttcttgcagactttgctcaagttaggttgaggaggagagacagtgacgcgctgtgggccggggtcagctactgaaggttctctctggttcgaccaggaaaccc encodes:
- the rai14 gene encoding ankycorbin isoform X1: MKSLKAKFRKTDVNEWSKNDERLLAAVEHGEVEKLASLLAKKGASAIKLDSEGKSALHVAAARGQTDCLSVILAHGADLSITDAAGFNPLHLAAKSNHIECCKKLIQSKCPIDAVDSSGKAALHHAAASGNIQIVQLLCELKSPINLKDADGLTPLLLSAKHGHAEVCSALLDCGAEINTSDNSGRTAVMLASESDAVSVVEVLVQRGADLSAVDSQGHDVVHYTKLLGNSEVKSALTAALNRQHVSDTKSPRSPQHDQVAKLSDERITTPKKRKAPPPPISPLQSSGPSSPSVLISAGTPGSNKSDTPKRFTYKEDEVKGATLREEVEKLHEERNMLLETIEDLKQSVEQTVTGPELDTKVEHSFTASAALVSALQTKITALTLENQQLVGKLKKHPSRQGSEDPKDTSRPNSMASNSSFHSTQDEFESLPQVEREDGSIGVSVRREEEESDGGRVGSKEEMRLLRQALDSVQVKLLETRKENRSLHAQLKPERGREREEDESVREKGREEELMESLAELQAKLTDTQERYHQAVEEVEELRVQMGRGGGEPTEKQEVQRRSSSTLEHEVKQLRALLVQSGSEQEKAAQQIRQLEEALRRVEEERRSVKEKEQRNARTEELYKEAQEEIKMLQEALRGTVPVEAAAKDFEEMKAELNEVIAGLQRRLLELSHSYSDTKSQLSTAQKQLAESSAASSPSSEQQQQQVLNSKVEELQTLLAETEKKHSAAQEEISLLRQEAEAQAQSSVALADHTQVMSSLGNAIKELESQSEALKEQLCQKTLQVEALQNRQTAEKDVTPDDSVSRVEHETTQKQLEGEVNHLTQLLQGALRKQDEMALEAADAWQKARDNGAERAAVQELLMSREKENQTLSSRLAEAQDAVCQLKQLVENHVASEREKNKRIDDLSREVGKLKDALNSLSQLSYSAGSPSKRLQQNQQLNQQLETLQQQIKQLQYQLAESKKQHNEIVSVYRMHLLYAVQGQMDEDVQKALKQILMMCKVPSQAKEAC
- the rai14 gene encoding ankycorbin isoform X2; the protein is MKSLKAKFRKTDVNEWSKNDERLLAAVEHGEVEKLASLLAKKGASAIKLDSEGKSALHVAAARGQTDCLSVILAHGADLSITDAAGFNPLHLAAKSNHIECCKKLIQSKCPIDAVDSSGKAALHHAAASGNIQIVQLLCELKSPINLKDADGLTPLLLSAKHGHAEVCSALLDCGAEINTSDNSGRTAVMLASESDAVSVVEVLVQRGADLSAVDSQGHDVVHYTKLLGNSEVKSALTAALNRQHVSDTKSPRSPQSSGPSSPSVLISAGTPGSNKSDTPKRFTYKEDEVKGATLREEVEKLHEERNMLLETIEDLKQSVEQTVTGPELDTKVEHSFTASAALVSALQTKITALTLENQQLVGKLKKHPSRQGSEDPKDTSRPNSMASNSSFHSTQDEFESLPQVEREDGSIGVSVRREEEESDGGRVGSKEEMRLLRQALDSVQVKLLETRKENRSLHAQLKPERGREREEDESVREKGREEELMESLAELQAKLTDTQERYHQAVEEVEELRVQMGRGGGEPTEKQEVQRRSSSTLEHEVKQLRALLVQSGSEQEKAAQQIRQLEEALRRVEEERRSVKEKEQRNARTEELYKEAQEEIKMLQEALRGTVPVEAAAKDFEEMKAELNEVIAGLQRRLLELSHSYSDTKSQLSTAQKQLAESSAASSPSSEQQQQQVLNSKVEELQTLLAETEKKHSAAQEEISLLRQEAEAQAQSSVALADHTQVMSSLGNAIKELESQSEALKEQLCQKTLQVEALQNRQTAEKDVTPDDSVSRVEHETTQKQLEGEVNHLTQLLQGALRKQDEMALEAADAWQKARDNGAERAAVQELLMSREKENQTLSSRLAEAQDAVCQLKQLVENHVASEREKNKRIDDLSREVGKLKDALNSLSQLSYSAGSPSKRLQQNQQLNQQLETLQQQIKQLQYQLAESKKQHNEIVSVYRMHLLYAVQGQMDEDVQKALKQILMMCKVPSQAKEAC
- the rai14 gene encoding ankycorbin isoform X3 translates to MLASESDAVSVVEVLVQRGADLSAVDSQGHDVVHYTKLLGNSEVKSALTAALNRQHVSDTKSPRSPQHDQVAKLSDERITTPKKRKAPPPPISPLQSSGPSSPSVLISAGTPGSNKSDTPKRFTYKEDEVKGATLREEVEKLHEERNMLLETIEDLKQSVEQTVTGPELDTKVEHSFTASAALVSALQTKITALTLENQQLVGKLKKHPSRQGSEDPKDTSRPNSMASNSSFHSTQDEFESLPQVEREDGSIGVSVRREEEESDGGRVGSKEEMRLLRQALDSVQVKLLETRKENRSLHAQLKPERGREREEDESVREKGREEELMESLAELQAKLTDTQERYHQAVEEVEELRVQMGRGGGEPTEKQEVQRRSSSTLEHEVKQLRALLVQSGSEQEKAAQQIRQLEEALRRVEEERRSVKEKEQRNARTEELYKEAQEEIKMLQEALRGTVPVEAAAKDFEEMKAELNEVIAGLQRRLLELSHSYSDTKSQLSTAQKQLAESSAASSPSSEQQQQQVLNSKVEELQTLLAETEKKHSAAQEEISLLRQEAEAQAQSSVALADHTQVMSSLGNAIKELESQSEALKEQLCQKTLQVEALQNRQTAEKDVTPDDSVSRVEHETTQKQLEGEVNHLTQLLQGALRKQDEMALEAADAWQKARDNGAERAAVQELLMSREKENQTLSSRLAEAQDAVCQLKQLVENHVASEREKNKRIDDLSREVGKLKDALNSLSQLSYSAGSPSKRLQQNQQLNQQLETLQQQIKQLQYQLAESKKQHNEIVSVYRMHLLYAVQGQMDEDVQKALKQILMMCKVPSQAKEAC